In the Phoenix dactylifera cultivar Barhee BC4 unplaced genomic scaffold, palm_55x_up_171113_PBpolish2nd_filt_p 000139F, whole genome shotgun sequence genome, one interval contains:
- the LOC103696360 gene encoding protein AMEIOTIC 1 homolog: MRYNRVAPVRLTSFVHGISIEQFEIGAFYEIDHEKLPPKSPIQLKAIRVVKVTETSELDVTVSFPSTLSLRNYFSFYPADGREPELDERFVMSLKQAVRILRRPVPSSTWEEEKNLESFWLVAPRAYDCQPLASLPATAAQEAAEEEGRTSEPMGYCLLALQSAGTLGWGIRRKEEQQVGQKRTREACKKEKEENKKRKKKKEDKRERKMPRHEEEKKRKCEKESRVKASKDRWSSERYEAAEMKLLEIMKEKGAELGNPIMRQALREEARKHIGDTGLLDHLLKHMDGKTVAGGTERFRRRHNAEGAMEYWLEPAELVEIRRKAGVMDLYWIPPPGWKPGDAVSPCPCGTECKRDIRELREEIAVLKRDMELLSSLRNLEKVAKEIRPEVDNGSGTWEERYQSLLESNSKMEENMSALSSHLLELKEEIRLLKEEKDKKTEVEAEMVTKDKGWLDGGDDNKEEEERGKQQQSKNTMSTKSSTTNDNSSSTRVTTPPTTIANANSNNNNNNNDGSGGGGGGKRTVRRSGFRICKPQGTFLWPNSAALISSSSRRNGADVVGSSSLRAQAQGLMVPAATTATTATLEDQLMFFGGIPTPPSASSATSAPNLLLLPAPTSPVLPRVPDPAAAEVVVVPSSYQRHQQQQQQQERTASSENICPSVHRHHLPTARGTSSPLGGGGGENKKKEALWELAQGGGWSNITTDLALATPSSYR, encoded by the exons ATGAGATATAATCGTGTTGCTCCGGTTAGACTTACATCATTTGTCCATGGAATTTCAATAGAACAATTCGAAATAGGCGCGTTCTACGAAATCGATCACGAAAAGCTTCCGCCGAAGTCTCCGATCCAGCTGAAAGCCATTCGGGTCGTAAAG GTAACGGAGACTTCGGAGTTGGACGTGACAGTGAGCTTCCCGAGCACCCTTTCGCTGCGGAACTACTTCTCCTTTTACCCGGCCGACGGGCGCGAGCCCGAGCTGGACGAGAGGTTCGTCATGAGCTTGAAACAGGCGGTGAGGATCCTCCGGAGACCGGTACCCTCGTCCAcctgggaggaggagaaaaacttGGAGAGCTTCTGGCTCGTGGCTCCCAGGGCATACGACTGCCAACCTCTCGCCTCGTTGCCCGCCACGGCCGCACAAGAagcggcggaggaggaagggaggacgTCAGAGCCGATGGGTTACTGCCTCTTAGCCCTCCAAAGCGCCGGGACTTTGGGTTGGGGGATCCGGCGGAAG gaggagcagcaGGTTGGACAGAAGAGGACTCGTGAGGCTtgcaagaaggagaaggaagagaataagaaaagaaagaagaagaaagaagacaaGAGGGAAAGGAAGATGCCGCGTcatgaggaggagaagaagaggaagtgcGAAAAGGAGAGCCGGGTGAAGGCATCCAAGGACCGGTGGTCGTCGGAGAGGTACGAGGCGGCGGAGATGAAGCTGCTGGAGATAATGAAGGAGAAGGGGGCGGAGCTGGGGAACCCCATCATGCGTCAGGCGCTACGGGAGGAGGCGAGAAAACACATCGGGGACACTGGCCTTCTGGACCACCTCCTGAAACACATGGACGGTAAGACCGTGGCCGGCGGCACCGAGCGGTTCCGTCGACGGCATAATGCCGAGGGCGCCATGGAGTACTGGTTGGAACCGGCGGAGCTGGTGGAGATACGGAGGAAGGCAGGGGTGATGGACCTCTACTGGATCCCTCCGCCAGGGTGGAAACCCGGGGATGCCGTGTCGCCGTGCCCGTGTGGCACAGAATGCAAAAGGGACATTCGTGAGCTCCGGGAGGAGATCGCCGTTCTGAagag GGATATGGAGCTACTGAGTTCTCTGAGGAACCTGGAAAAGGTAGCTAAAGAAATTCGCCCGGAAGTTGATAATGGTTCTGGCACCTGGGAG GAGAGATACCAGAGCTTGCTGGAATCGAACAGCAAGATGGAAGAAAATATGTCAGCTTTATCCAGTCATTTGCTGGAGCTGAAG GAAGAGATCCGCTTACTCAAGGAAGAGAAGGACAAGAAAACGGAGGTGGAAGCGGAGATGGTGACGAAAGACAAGGGCTGGCTGGATGGAGGTGATGACaataaggaggaagaggaaagggGCAAACAGCAGCAATCCAAAAACACCATGAGTACTAAAAGTAGCACGACCAACGACAACAGCAGCAGCACCAGGGTCACTACTCCTCCTACGACCATCGCCAATGCCAACagtaacaacaacaacaacaacaacgatGGCAGcggtggaggcggaggcggGAAAAGGACGGTGAGGAGGAGTGGGTTCAGGATATGCAAGCCCCAGGGGACGTTCCTGTGGCCCAACAGCGCCGCGCtcatcagcagcagcagcaggaggAACGGGGCGGATGTGGTGGGGTCGTCATCGCTACGCGCCCAGGCCCAGGGGCTGATGGTCCCCGCCGCGACCACCGCCACCACCGCGACGCTGGAGGATCAGCTCATGTTTTTCGGGGGAATCCCCACCCCACCCTCGGCCTCGTCCGCCACGTCAGCGCCCAATCTCCTCCTCCTGCCGGCCCCGACGTCCCCCGTCCTGCCACGCGTCCCCGACCCCGCCGCGGCGGAGGTCGTGGTGGTCCCCTCCTCCTATCAGCGtcaccagcagcagcagcagcagcaggagaGAACGGCCAGCTCCGAGAACATCTGCCCTTCCGTGCACCGCCACCACCTCCCCACGGCACGC GGAACGTCGTCTCCGTTGGGAGGAGGTGGCGGAGAGAATAAGAAGAAAGAGGCGTTGTGGGAACTGGCACAAGGGGGAGGGTGGAGCAACATCACCACGGATCTGGCCCTGGCTACGCCTTCCTCCTACCGCTGA